Below is a genomic region from Corvus hawaiiensis isolate bCorHaw1 chromosome 24, bCorHaw1.pri.cur, whole genome shotgun sequence.
CATTTGAACCCCCTGAGGTGTGGCTGCCACCAAGTTTCCCATCATCTCTCCACCTTCAGAGGGGGCCGGGATGCCCTTTGGGAAGccagagctgtgggagctgccaAAGCATCCAACAGCACTGGGATGAGCTCAGTTTTGGCACTTTGTACCTGGACCCAGGACACCCTGCACCATGGTCCCAGCCCTGGTGTtgagctcccagagcagcatccccagtgccagcacatCCCTGGGGCTCTaccctttgctgctgcagtgctggaacCCCCAGCACTGAGTCCAGGGAAGCCAAAGGGAGCAGAgcgtgaggctgctgtggagctggagctgggacagggacacgaGTTAACATCAGTGCTCCAATATAGACTGGACTGaactgggcagggctgctggaccctctcccagcagcagaaaacTGTGTTGGCTTTCTGGCTCAGGGGCTTTTCTGGGACAGCGGGAGAAGTGGCCCAGAGAAGCTCTTGGCCACTGTCGAGGTCACAGATATGGCTTATACCCCGAGCAGGACGGGGTGGGTTCAACAGCCAGTGGCCTGGTGGGGAGTAGCAGCTCATGGGGGTTGGGGGCTTTGGTCCCTTGTTGGCCCTGGGCTTGCTCTTGCCATCCCCACCTGCAGCAGGTGGTGGAGCTGGAGCTCCCCATGGCCCCTCAGCTACCCCAGGCTGGGGTGCCCaaggcagggctgagccctgGGACGTGCGATGGACAATCTCTGGGGGGACACCTGGTACCGCTCTGGGGGGCTGCCCCCATCACATCTGGAGACCTCTCATTGTAAACCTGCCTTGTGGAAGCATCTTTATCTACAGGATTCACCAAGCATGGTGGGACACAGATGCAAATCACCCAGCgctgctcctctggggacaAAACAgaggtggtggtgctggtggtggtggtgatccACACGGTGCTGCTGGTGCATCCACATTTCACCCTGTGTCTCCTTGGAGCAGCCCTCCTGAGGCTCCCTGTGCCCAGACTGGCctccacagctcctgctgcaacACTGAGGGCTTGGCACCCCACCACCACAGCGGGATCCATGGGCCCTGCAAGCCTCTCCTCAGAGAACCCAAATCTGGAGCTGGCCTGGGGCACTCAGCCTTCCTTGGGGAGGACCAGGGGGAGGCACCTGGGTCTCTTTAGAGGGTCTTCTGCACCgtttttctgtctcactgctgGTCATGCCCCAACCAAGCACAGTGGGTCTGGTCATCTCACACTGTCAGGCTCCAGTATCACCTCCATGCACCATTCCACGGTTCCCCACATGATTCCAAGggcaggagggcagcagcagtgctgcaggctggtgacacagctgctggggcaggtcCCAAGTGTGCCGGTGGCTTTGCACCGGGAAGGGATGGCGAGCAGAGGCAATGGGAGATGCAGCAGAAGGGAGCAATGCTGAAGAACAAAAAGAACCATCCATGTCTTTAACCTCTTCCCCTGGAAGCTATTGGGACTGCCTGGATACCCTTCCAGAGGCATCAAGGGGCATTTCAGCTTAGAACAAAAAACCGAAAGGAAGGTTGCAGAACTGAGGTATCAGTAGCTCTGGGTCGACTGTCCGCAGTGcctggctggcagagctgcctaTTTGTTTTTCCCGAGAGCTGCATCTACTTCTTCCTCTGGCTTCAGCGAGTGCCACTGGGCAATGGGCCGCCGggggttggccagcatgtcagaCCAGTGCCGCAGCTCCGTGCCGGTGGAGTTGAAGCCTGTGAAAATCTTGCCAATGGCTTCGTTCTTCCCCAGCTTGTCGTAGTCCAGCACTGTGATGACCACTTGCACTTTCTAAAGGAGGAAACCTTCTTTAGAGGGGTGGAAAGGCGCAGTGGCCACACAGCTCCATAGCCCCAGGGTGCCCCAGGGATGCCCCAAGGCTGAGCCCCATGTGGCTCGTTTTGGGGCAGGGCCCCCTCCCTGCTTCCTTCATGTCCTTCCCCAAGGAGCCCAGAGCCCAGTGGGGGCCCGGCTCATCCTGAGCTGACTCACCTGAGAAAGGTCACCAAGGTgtggtgtggggctgggcaagAGCTGTGGGCTActgggcaggggcaaggggcacGGGCAGGGGCTTGCACAGGACACGGAGGAGCAGAAGGCAGTGGCCAAGGGTCCAAAATGCCCCCAGGACCATCCTGTTATGCTTGAGGTGAGCACTGTAGGAtcaggagcagaggaaagccCCATTTCAGCCGTGATCTGGGTTGGGGGTTCATCTCCCATGGGTGCTGCCCAGCCTCCCACCTCTGCCCCCCCACCAGCTGCCCTCAGCATCAGCCCAGGCCCCAGATGGGACTGGAAGAATCTCCAGGGTGACCAGACCAGGAGCTCAGCAGGAGCGGCTCGGGCTGCTGGGAAGGCTGGGACAAGAGCTCAGGCAGCTTCAGGACATCTCCCATCCCAGGGGAGTCATCAGACAAACCTGTATCTGCTCAAAGGGGATCTCAAAGCTGAAGGACTCATTGAAGTAAGGGTTCAGGGTCTTCTTCTTGACTGTggtcttcttcttcttcaacCTCTTGCCATTCTGCAGCAGGTGGATCTTCACGTAGGGATCTGGGGGGCAGGATGGGGCATTAGCCAGGGCTGAGGTGCCCAGGGGACACCACTGGTCGGGTCCCAGGAGACATCTCAACCCAGGGTGAGGGAGAGACTGCCCTGAGTAAAGGTGGTCTGAGGTTTGTGGATGGATGCCAAGACAAAATAGTTGGGCTGGAGAGGATTTGTGGGAGCAACTGGCCAAGGGATGGAGTTCTTCTGgattcagcagagctggggaagggtctggagagtcAGAcatatgaggagaggctgagggatctggggggctcagcctggagcaaaggaggctcaggggggaccttgtggctctgcacaactccctgacaggagggggcagccgggggggtcaggctctgctcgcagggaacagggacaggacaagaggaaatggcctcaagttgaaacagggaaggtttaggttggacatcaggaaaaatttgTTTATGGAAAGGGCAGCCAGGCAttggaactgcccagggaggtggtggagtccccacccTTGGAGGGGTCCCAAGAAtgcctggacgtggcactcagtgctctggtctgggtgacaaggtggggatcgggcacaggttgatgatcctggaggtcttttccaacagtaatgattctgggattctgtgctgTGGGCCCTCTTGTAGgagggctggggacagtggaGTGACAGCTGGCCTGTCAGGTGAGTGGCACTGTGTGGGCTCTGGCCTGCCGCCCCGGACAGGAGCAGGAAAGCCCACGATAAAGCTGAGTCCTTCCAGCCATGCAGGTACTGCTCTTGTGGTTAAAGTATGTCTGGAGAGAGCTGAGGACCCCAGAATGGGGCTGGGAAGACACTTTGAGCACAAGACATGCTGTCAACTTAGGTCCCCAGCCCTCAGGTCAAGGAGGAGCACTTTCACCACCCAGGTCCTGCAGCATCCTGGTCCTGCTCAAACCAAGGGGACCAAATTCAAAGCATCCTTCTCAAGAGTTGGGGATGCATCTCATGCCCATCTCCCCTCACCTCCTGGCCAGACCTTAGGCTGCCTGCAAAGCATGAGGAGGCACTGGGGGGCTTTCCCAAGCTCTGCCAGACAGATGGCCCCAGAGTCCTTCCCCACAGAGGATGCTGAGAGTCcccagtggggcagggggaggctgCCTCTGAGCAACACCCACCTGAGAGGCCCCCCACATCCATCTTCTTCAGGTTCTTGGCTTCCAGGATGCAGACAGTGAGCTTCCCGGCCGTGGGCACGTACCGGAGGGAGATGCAGATATCGCCCAGCTTCTCTGGCTGCCAAGCAGAGCAGCGAGTGGAGGTCAGAGCTTTGGCAGTGCCTCAGACTGCAGTGTTTGGACACAATCACACATGCAGGTCCCCCCAAACGCTGCTCAGTCCAGGCACAAGCTGGCACCCTGTGCACCAACACAAGAGTTTGATCATTGGGTCCAGGACAAGCCAGGCCCAGCATAGCACTCTGGATGTTTTCTagtcttcattttctgttattaaaacatttttacacaGAGGAACAACAGGTCAgatcctgccctgccaggacATTCATGGCACCCTGGTGGGACCCCACAGTGATCGTCACCCTGAGCACTGTGGGATGGCCCTGAAAGCAGAGCTCGCCCCACGGCCAGCCCCCATCTCAATCCCCCAGCCAGGGGTTCAGCTGGCTGAGGGCTGGCTCTCACCTCCTCCTTCTCGCCACTCTGCAGGTCCCGCCACTCCTCGATGGGCTGGCCCAGGTCCACTGTGTTCATGGGCACCTTCACCTCACCGATGATGTCGTGCTTGGAGAAGCGATCGAAGTCGTAGATGGCCATCACCAGCGTCTTCCCACCCAGCTCCTGGTAGGGGACCTGCACAAAGGGACAACGACCGGGCTGCAAGCCAGGCCCACCCACTCCTGGAAGGGAGGGTCAGCACACGGGATTGCTGCAACCAGGGAGAAGGATGGGAGTGGGAGACAAGGTCCTGTGTTATGGATGAAGGGGCTCACCTTGAAGGTGAAGGTCTCATTGAAGGCAGGGTTGAGGGTCTTCTTCTGCACTTTGGTCTCGTACTTCTTCTTCTTGTCAGGGAGCAGGAACACCTTGACGTAGGGGTCTGAGGTGCCGCCCATGTCCAAAGCCGGCAGTTCCGCAGCTTGGAGGATCCCCACTGTGAGCTGGAAGGGCAGAGGAGTCCTCAGTGAGACAGCCCAGCCATGCACTGCAGCTGCCAAGGGCTCATCTCCAGCCCAGCATGGGGCAGGACTTCCTCTGGCACAGCACCCGGCTCCTCCTTCCCTCATGTGCCTCCCAGTTCCAACACGCAGACCTGTCCTCTCAACTCCCCCCCGGGCAAACCCCACTCCTCAGCTGAGCCCCAGCCACTCCATCACCTGGTTTGCCTGGAAATCGTAGTCCAGTGAGAACTGCAGCTTGCCCAGGTTCTCCggctccttctcctcttcctcaccttcCCCCTCTGTCAGGCCCGTCTCTGCGTCATCGTCGTCCTGTTGGTCCTGGAATGGCAGCCAAGGTGTCCAGCTCAGCAGGATGgtcacagcccagcagccccacaccACTGGGGACCTCAGCACCCCAACCCTCCTGGCATCTCAACACCCAGCTTGTCCCCACCAGGGACATGAAGCACTGAcagggcaggctgggggtggcactggctgtgccacagccacACGGCCGCCAGGGAGCCCCCGGTGCTGGTCCAGCCAAGACGATGTGGGGCTGCCAGGGGTGCCAGGACAAGGAACTGACTCCAGTGGAGGGAGTTTTGGTGCTTGCAGGTGGTGGGTCCTGTGGCGCCCAGCCCGTGCTTGGAGGAGCACTACAGCCAGAGCTAAGGGCTTATCGGGGCCATTTCCAGGCTTTGCAGGCTCAGAAAGAGATTGTCCCCAGGAAATCCACCCCTCTTCCTGCCTCTCCAAGCGCAGTCCACGGGGTGGGAGTCCCAGCTCCTTACTCCCTCTTTGATGTGTCCCCAgtcccccatcccaccctggaAGCAGATGATGGAGGAGGCTCATGGTGGCACTTACGTGGAGGGTgtcccagagcagagaggcagccagggcaggaggacAGCGAGGGCACCGTGGGTGAAGAGAGACACGTTACACAGACACCGAGGGACCCATGGCAGGGTGGGGGATCAGGGCTTGTACCACCCCGTGGAGCCCCAGAGGACGCAGCCCTTGCTCTCCACTGGGGAATCCCACCCCACAtctcccccctctcctgctccagccctgtctgCATGCCCATGGTGCCCACATGGCTCTGaagagcagggacagacacCCAAATTCTCCCACCCCCTCCAAATGGCCGTGGGTCAAGGCCATTGAAATGGCCGGGGTGGCCCCAAGCCTGTGGGTACCAAAGCCCGCCTCGGGCTGGCCCCCAGGATGAGGTACCAGCACCTGCCACTACACCACAGACTTTTTGGGGGATCCCAAACTGGGGGGTGTTTTGGCCTGGTGGCCCTGCCCTCTCAGCTAAAGGCTCAGAGAAATGAGTGTGACCCAGAGGGAGGCAAGAGACACAAGGGATTAAATCAACATTTCCTGGCTCAGGTGAAGCATTGGCAGGTCCAGGCCAGCTTGAGCTCGGTCCACCTGGGCCACCAGACACTGGAAGACAGTGCTGCTGTCTCAGGTCCTCGCTCCACTGTCCCATCCCGGGGTCCTGGTGGCTCCATCCCAATCTGCTGCCTGATCTTTGAGTGCCCTGGCACAGTCCATCAGCCAgccagaggtgctgctggccaAGCAGCCCAGGAGGACATCACCTGGTTGCCTGACTTCATGTCCTTCATGTTCATGGCATTCTTCATGCCTTTGCCCTTCtccttcttgttcttcttcttcttgcagcagcacttcttgcagatgcagaagcagcaggtgAGGATGAGGAGTCCAGCCACCACCGCGATGGCGATGAGGGCCCAGGGTGGCACTGTGGGCAAAAGCCAGGGTCGTGGTCAGCCCTGTAGCTCCCTCTCAGCCACCCAAAAGCCTTGTTCCACAGGTTGTACTGGGACCAGTGTGATGGGGGGGTCATCAGGAGGGTAACACCTGGGAAAGGAGCTACTCACGGGGGATCTTGTTGAGCTCATTCATGAACTTGTCCCTCAGCTTGGTGAACATGTCCTCCTTGCTctcgcccggccccgcggcctcAGTGGAGTTCTCCGTGGTGCTCATGGGCAGCGTGCTGGCCGTGGCCTCCGGGGCCATCATGGATGCTTGCTTGAACGTCATGGTGGGTCAGGGGCTCCCTGAAACACATCATCTCGGTGGCACACaggtccctgctgcccccactcctccccagtgtccccaagaCAGCGcctgcatgggcagcagggctgcaccAGGACACCTCATCCTCTGCTAGAGGGGCACAGACCCAGTGTCTGCGAGAGGTCACCTGGATCCCTCACGAGCCGTGGGGAGCCCAGCTGGCCCCTGGGTTTCCTGGCCTTTGACATCTCCAAAGCCACTGGGAGCATCACCCAGCCTTGCATCAATGACGGTTCCAGCTCCAAGCCCCCCAGGGACAATGGGGACACTCCTGGGGGACATGCACCTGGCACGGCCCCCTGGGATGAGGGGAGGGGGGTTGCATCCCCAGGAGAGAAGAATGAGGTCAGTCTGGACAAATCCAGCCCCACCATCTCCTCCTTTTCTCAGGCAGGGACCCCAGGCATGGGGCACCCACAGGGACTCAGCGCTGGTGTGGCACCCTCAGGACTTGCTCCCAGCCCCGGGGTGAGCTTCCAAGTCTGGGAACAGAAGAGGATCAACACACCGCTCTTCTTCCAGCCCCCAGGGGGCTTCGGCAGGGCACATTTTGAGGATGGATGgaagcagggaagagctggctCTACACAGCAGTGGCGGGTTCAGTGTGCAGGTCAATGGGTAGACTCACACGTCACAGGTACCATGTCCCGGGTGCCACACCCCCCCAACCCCGCAGGGCTCCCCtggccagcccagctcctccacagagccagggaATGTGTTCAGgtcacagccagggctgcagcacagcccgaCGTGCTCAGCacccccttcccagcccagccgTGTCCGAGCACCCGCCAAGGATGGGGACAGCCATTGTCTTGCAAATGTGGCTTTGGCTCCTGCAAGCAAACCTGGTACAAAGTGCCCCCACaaccctgccccagccccaaagGGTCTCCATGACCTCcacaaccccagctccagccccaaagTGCCTCCACAACCCCATCAGAAAGCAGCCTGCAAGAGAAGACCAGAGCAGGGAAGAATGCCAGGGAATGCCAGTGGGGTTAAGGAGAACTCCAgactctgcagcagggaagcaaAGAGACAAGCAGGACCACAGATAACGCAGGCAGGAGTTTCTGGGGGCAGGTGGGCTGTGGCCTGAGTGCACCCCCTTCCCTGCATCTCTTCTTCCCTCCTCACCATCAAGAAGCCTCCTTGCCCAGAGCATTGTCCCCTGAGGCCAGGTGCTCCtctgcccttcctgcagcactggaaaatgAGTGCTCTCACCTCAAAAAAAGCCAGTCAGAGAGACCTGGGGGTGTTGCTGCCCCAAACTGACACCGCCATGTGTCTCTGGCCACCTCATAGGTGAATCAAGCACTGAGTTACCCAGAGCATGGCTCCACACCTGGACACCTCCTTCCTGCACCACTGCTCCCAGGGGAATATCCTGTGGGGGTCTGGGGGGCCCCCCATGAGGGGCAGTCCTTCACACAACAAAATGAGGTGATTATGGGACTCCCACCCAGACAAGGTCCCTGCTGCAAGCACAGGCTTTGCCACCCAATGGCTTGGCCACGGCCACTTTCCCATCCCACGGAGGGGCTGTCACCGCTGCAAACACCAGCATCAGCATCACCAAGCCCTGAAACCTGGCAccgggggctggaggaggatgCTGGAGGTCCCCCACATCCTGCTTGGGGTgaaccagcagctgctgcatttaACCCCTATCCAGCTGAGAGTTATTTGATCTCGAGGGTCTCGAAGGTTCCCCAAAGCTTCCAGCGGCTGAGGAGACCTGGATGTGTGTCTGTCCCTACCACTTGAGGGGTTTGTCCCCATCACTGCCCATGTGCACCAGGGTGGGTGGGAGGAGAGCCAGGATTTGGAGACCGAAGGCTGCTGAGGGTAACCTCTGAGTGCTGGATCCTGCCGCCCTGACCTGGGGCAGGGgtcctggctctgccctgcaccCATGGATAAAGGGTGAGGGATCCAGGCCACTGACACCCTGCCAGCTCCCCAGAGAGCATGAGGTGTGGGACCCCAGGGCTGCCCTCCACCACAACACACCCCAGGGCACTCGCTCTGCATCCAACCTGCCACGCAAGGTGGGCAGCACCCAGAGGGGGCACCTGGATGAGCCGCCTCTCCTCCCAGTCCTTGGGCGCCCAGCCCAGCACCGCCCGGGGGGGGCAGGCgagcccagctgctcctgcagcacggAGCCACCATCCCCGGGGACAGGTACAGCGGGGACCGCTCAGCACCCGCAGCCGGGCACGCCCCGCAGCCCACGGGTGTGCACGGGTGTGCACGGGCAGGCGAGAGGTGCCGGGGGCGTGTCTGTGCACCCGTGAGCGTGCGAGGGCCAGTGCAGGGCACGGGGTGCTGGTGCACGTGTGGCAGTGGAGGTGCAGGCTTGTCCGTGCGCTTGTGCAGGCACGTGTGTGTGGGACACGCAGATGTGTGAGGGTGTGAACGCTTGTGCAAGATGTGTGGGTGTGGATgcgtgtttgtgtgtgtgtgtgtgtgaatgctCGTGCCCGGGGGTGCCCGTGGCCGTGCACACCTGCCCAGGGATGTGTGGCCCGTGCGCTCGGGCAGTGCCCGtgtggctctgccagcacctgcACGTGGCTGTGCGCATCCTGCCCTGTGCGTGGCACTGCCCGCAGCCTGTGCAAGGGCtcgcacacgcacacacacacacacacacagacacacacaaacacagacacacacacacacacacacacacacacagacacacacaaacacagacacgcacacacacacacacacacacacacacaaacacacacagacacacacagacacacacacacacacaaacacacacagacacacacacacacagacacacacacacacacacaaacacacacacacaaacacagacacacacagacacacacacacagacacacgcacacaaacacacacacacacacacagacacacacacacacacacacacagacacacacaaacacagacacacacacaaacacacacacacacacacacagagcccttCTGGGTGCCAGCGGGCGTGTGTGGGACCCCGGGAGCTGGGTGCCagggggggctctgggggcagAGATGCAGCACAGGCGCTGGGCCAgggaactgctgctgctttgggcgGTACTTGGGAGCCTTTGCCGTGctgcccgggg
It encodes:
- the SYT2 gene encoding synaptotagmin-2, producing MTFKQASMMAPEATASTLPMSTTENSTEAAGPGESKEDMFTKLRDKFMNELNKIPLPPWALIAIAVVAGLLILTCCFCICKKCCCKKKKNKKEKGKGMKNAMNMKDMKSGNQDDDDAETGLTEGEGEEEEKEPENLGKLQFSLDYDFQANQLTVGILQAAELPALDMGGTSDPYVKVFLLPDKKKKYETKVQKKTLNPAFNETFTFKVPYQELGGKTLVMAIYDFDRFSKHDIIGEVKVPMNTVDLGQPIEEWRDLQSGEKEEPEKLGDICISLRYVPTAGKLTVCILEAKNLKKMDVGGLSDPYVKIHLLQNGKRLKKKKTTVKKKTLNPYFNESFSFEIPFEQIQKVQVVITVLDYDKLGKNEAIGKIFTGFNSTGTELRHWSDMLANPRRPIAQWHSLKPEEEVDAALGKNK